One Plasmodium cynomolgi strain B DNA, chromosome 12, whole genome shotgun sequence genomic region harbors:
- a CDS encoding hypothetical protein (putative): MTGERKSTADDNGSYVNEKYVSESKKGDYKRARINITTDEHSRESDYTDDTEHTVPTLDKWKKPRKKFMGKYFFSEIANSLLHPWTGCPSTAPQSGVVNPRLDCLHYRIAAKRNGREDCIKPEIIVR, translated from the coding sequence ATGACcggtgaaagaaaaagtaccGCCGACGACAATGGCAGCTAcgtgaatgaaaaatatgttagTGAGTCCAAAAAGGGAGACTACAAACGTGCAAGGATAAACATTACGACAGATGAACACTCTAGAGAAAGTGATTACACAGATGATACTGAGCACACTGTTCCTACTTTGgacaaatggaagaaacCTCGAAAGAAATTTATGgggaagtattttttttccgagaTAGCTAATAGTTTGTTGCATCCTTGGACTGGGTGTCCCTCTACTGCACCTCAGTCGGGTGTAGTGAACCCTCGCCTTGACTGTTTGCATTATCGAATAGCGGCGAAGAGAAATGGGCGAGAAGACTGCATCAAGCCGGAAATCATCGTCCG
- a CDS encoding hypothetical protein (putative), giving the protein FFRFFYSSVCLIKENKALIPRGNYLYELIHPQTTSSFPVANKLSYYLVKLYINNKWRLVFVHLPLPYNEKNQILSCHSLNEKELWPHILIEALLTCFENFHLPYYPFYLLEMLTGLKCVNKSYDFIPFGDYLRAEKCFFIPCAVLFGRGSDRSSDGRSVNLCDHTDVASSPPYLHEEQRAPADAPRDEQQHADHSEKTTNQVNTGNRKEDTRENLCVVQKTCFSLRGTVKSSPFHEDHPPARFFFLICSVEKDYVKIKCENVKPRHCIPYSDYQQAMHKAKKDIFPKGYAYINDRGNIRIKDTELVPVNSLIPPNGSPEGGDEGDQGSDKKLSSHVTMREPQTESCGDANCDIYDITVNEDNTQQVLQLIRKILGDGKKSTKGAKTVSEESDGRLPRMGTSKLGKKVIPTRCAYLDRTNQCEYLCQ; this is encoded by the coding sequence TTTTTCAgatttttttactcctctGTATGTTTAATAAAAGAGAATAAAGCCCTCATACCTAGGGGAAATTATTTGTACGAGCTGATACATCCACAAACCACTTCCTCCTTCCCAGTCGCAAATAAACTGAGCTACTATTTGGttaaattatacataaataataaatggcGTTTAGTTTTTGTGCACCTCCCCCTACCATACAATGAGAAGAATCAAATTTTGTCGTGCCATTCTCTAAATGAAAAAGAGTTATGGCCACATATCCTCATAGAAGCTTTGCTAACTtgctttgaaaattttcaccttCCCTATTATCCTTTTTACCTCCTCGAGATGTTAACGGGGCTCAAATGTGTAAACAAGTCATACGACTTTATCCCCTTCGGGGACTACCTACGGGCGGAAAAATGCTTTTTCATCCCCTGCGCGGTGCTCTTTGGCAGGGGGAGCGACAGGAGCAGCGACGGGAGGAGCGTCAATCTTTGTGACCATACTGACGTagcctcttcccccccctacTTACACGAAGAGCAACGCGCCCCCGCAGATGCACCCAGGGACGAACAACAACACGCTGACCATTCGGAGAAAACAACCAACCAAGTGAACACGGGGAACAGAAAGGAAGACACGAGGGAAAACCTATGTGTGGTTCAAAAGACCTGCTTCTCCTTGAGAGGAACTGTGAAGAGCTCCCCCTTTCATGAGGATCACCCGCCAGCACGATTCTTCTTTCTCATCTGTTCGGTGGAAAAagattatgtaaaaataaaatgcgaaaatgtgaagccACGACATTGTATACCCTACTCGGATTACCAACAGGCTATGCATAAAGCAAAGAAGGATATTTTCCCTAAGGGATATGCCTACATCAACGATAGGGGAAACATACGGATTAAAGACACAGAATTGGTGCCAGTAAATAGTTTGATTCCCCCGAATGGTAGTCCCGAGGGGGGAGATGAAGGAGACCAGGGGtcagataaaaaattgagctCACATGTCACGATGAGGGAACCCCAAACAGAAAGTTGTGGTGATGCGAATTGTGACATATATGACATTACTGTGAATGAAGATAACACCCAACAGGTGCTCCAGCTAATTAGGAAAATTTTAGGAGATGGTAAGAAAAGCACCAAGGGTGCCAAAACGGTCAGCGAGGAATCGGATGGAAGGCTCCCCCGAATGGGTACCTCCAAGTTGGGTAAAAAGGTAATCCCTACACGCTGTGCATATTTAGATAGAACAAACCAGTGTGAATATTTGTGTCAG
- a CDS encoding hypothetical protein (putative), which produces EDEHKDEHKDVHKDEHKEDDEDEDDHVGEEDPHDGMKNLFYKISMENFIHKICIPPCDNDDEEGKDECTYLFLVVSKKVERLIGKDLHFEIAIASPYSDKDTSSEEHTKRKKTNIRVNEVSSLCKRYSFNQNGEHIDLGVKNDCNRENTSGGLDPKNDIPTVAENCSESPPIAEKKNSQTQLGIDTHHLNSYNCLKKAKRFKLIKKIRINSRSDSTWGSIYVDLKNPHLFKNMVVKIVKVKQKKITHEKSANLNFITKNWGREIIRKRRRKKNVFFKHVELATTDSYVLQVEVNILSHPDQKRFSKDCPPVCLPQRENNISKTPSKKYTYIHPNILVNVLFNFSDDVSLEEDTTNEDVEREMKKFFDFGKINLENLTLASQAKHMDNIFSLKNDLLFRYGDNYDEIFRHLTNVCSGDTHGSIPSTLSVRENSHICDGKGKKRTKGTYNLVSSISESNYDDLLCTNNMGETTLLEPSMRKEHFFQALSSVLNLSKETSAYVESKLLHPGSDRVGRSAFAQMLQAVGRETRCLSFGAPENGVKLGKLGKLDRLDKPDKPDKLDKLDKLDKFEKYPFAKLLDIPTNTPREEKKCKADDPTSKEFEAFFDSFLSLSTNAKKTIDDVKNTYNMKNKIDIFKIKMDAELQLRENTFYSLGGKIGNTTRTVFKKNCALLDKTQNGVYNPKGGEKVTLRLTNDEGNPPEEEEPIPSCDEDQTDGHDNRGKFYVQHKIDPPIENLQDLINVVKRVNTYIQLNDTKNMKLEISKMMRERKAFIENIKNSVKMKRFKNNSSEELKDLYQKGTKLKLHIYNPDMMKYIKTHYLLIDTLNDLKALLNSSKLKKIKITTNEKEPFNVEEAVTDKKKFTQLFRNCSDVIKNDTHVQLNDFYKNLYKDVQQIFIKMIGGTQGGEEELHCEL; this is translated from the coding sequence GAAGACGAACACAAAGACGAGCACAAAGACGTGCACAAAGACGAACACAAGGAGGACGATGAGGATGAGGATGACCATGTCGGAGAAGAGGACCCCCACGACGGAATGAAAaaccttttttacaaaatttcgatggaaaattttattcacaaaatttgCATTCCTCCATGTGATAATGATGACGAGGAGGGGAAGGACGAATGCACCTACCTCTTTCTCGTCGTGTCAAAAAAGGTGGAGAGGCTAATCGGAAAGGACCTCCATTTTGAGATAGCCATTGCTTCCCCGTATAGCGACAAGGACACCTCCTCTGAAGAACAcacgaagagaaaaaagacaaacatACGGGTAAACGAAGTTTCGTCCCTCTGCAAAAGGTATAGCTTCAACCAAAACGGTGAACATATCGACCTGGGCGTAAAGAATGACTGTAACAGGGAGAATACCTCAGGAGGGCTTGATCCAAAAAATGATATCCCCACAGTGGCTGAAAATTGTAGTGAATCTCCCCCgattgcagaaaaaaaaaacagccaaacaCAACTTGGGATAGACACCCACCACCTCAACAGTTACAACTGCCTgaagaaagcaaaacgatttaaattaataaaaaaaatccgcaTCAATAGTAGGAGCGACAGCACATGGGGTTCCATTTACGTGGACCTGAAGAATCCccatttattcaaaaatatggtcgtcaaaattgtaaaagtaaagcaaaaaaaaattacccatGAGAAATCTGCCAATTTGAATTTTATTACGAAAAACTGGGGAAGAGAAATTATACGaaagaggagaaggaagaaaaatgttttttttaagcacgTTGAGTTGGCTACCACCGATTCATATGTCCTTCAGGTGGAGGTGAATATACTTAGTCACCCTGACCAGAAGCGGTTTAGCAAAGACTGCCCACCTGTTTGTCTTCCACAAAGGGAAAACAACATAAGTAAAACaccctcaaaaaaatatacatatattcatcCAAATATACTAGTTAACGTTTTATTTAACTTCTCCGATGATGTTTCCCTAGAGGAGGATACAACCAACGAGGACGTAGaaagagaaatgaaaaaattttttgactttggtaaaataaatttggaaaatcttACATTGGCTAGCCAGGCTAAACATATGGACAACATCTTTTCGCTAAAAAATGATCTACTATTTCGATATGGAGATAATTATGACGAGATTTTTAGGCACCTCACAAATGTGTGTAGCGGTGACACCCATGGGAGCATCCCCAGCACCTTATCTGTGAGGGAGAACTCTCACATATGTGATGGAAAAGGTAAGAAGCGTACCAAGGGGACTTACAATTTGGTTAGCTCCATCAGTGAGAGCAATTATGATGACCTCCTGTGCACGAATAATATGGGAGAGACCACCCTTCTGGAACCATCCATGAGAAAAGAGCACTTTTTTCAAGCACTGTCCTCCGTTTTGAATTTATCCAAAGAGACGTCAGCTTATGTGGAGTCAAAACTTCTTCACCCAGGAAGTGACAGAGTTGGAAGGAGCGCCTTCGCACAGATGCTTCAGGCGGTGGGCAGGGAAACGCGTTGCCTCAGCTTTGGTGCGCCGGAAAACGGGGTCAAACTGGGCAAGCTGGGCAAGCTGGACAGACTGGACAAACCGGACAAACCGGACAAACTGGACAAACTGGACAAACTGGACAAATTTGAGAAGTACCCTTTCGCCAAGCTGCTGGATATCCCCACGAACACCCCccgggaagaaaaaaagtgcaagGCGGATGACCCCACGAGCAAAGAGTTCGAAGCCTTCTTCGATagtttcctttccctttccacgaacgcaaaaaaaaccATCGATGATGTGAAGAACACCTACAatatgaagaacaaaatagacatttttaaaatcaaaatggatgCAGAACTACAACTTAGGGAAAACACCTTCTACTCCCTTGGAGGTAAAATTGGAAACACCACTAGGaccgtttttaaaaagaattgtGCTCTCCTAGATAAgacacaaaatggtgtatATAACCCCAAGGGGGGTGAAAAAGTAACACTCCGTCTCACCAATGATGAGGGAAACCCTCCAGAAGAGGAGGAACCCATCCCAAGCTGCGATGAAGACCAAACGGATGGTCATGATAACAGGGGGAAATTCTACGTTCAACACAAAATAGACCCTCCAATTGAAAATCTGCAGGATCTCATAAACGTCGTCAAAAGGGTAAACACGTACATCCAGCTAAatgacacaaaaaatatgaaattggAAATCTCCAAAATGATGAGAGAGAGAAAAGCATTCAtcgaaaatataaaaaatagcgTAAAGATGAAGCGGTTTAAGAATAACTCCTCAGAAGAACTGAAAGATTTATATCAAAAAGGaactaaattaaaattacatatttacaaCCCCGATATGATGAAGTACATAAAGACGCATTACCTCCTGATAGACACACTAAATGACTTGAAGGCCCTTCTTAACTCCTctaaattaaagaaaattaaaatcacCACCAATGAGAAGGAACCATTCAACGTAGAAGAAGCAGTGAcggataaaaagaaattcacACAACTATTCCGCAACTGCTCAGATGTGATTAAAAATGACACCCATGTTCaattaaatgatttttataaaaatctaTATAAGGACGTTCaacaaattttcattaaaatgatAGGAGGTAcacaggggggagaggaagaaTTGCATTGTGAACTGTAA
- a CDS encoding isy1-like splicing domain containing protein (putative), producing the protein MARNVEKGRSMLNQWLKAKELSEQKSFFKIPKRVNEVEDLETAVSCRRHIIKEICNKIKEIQNYSLSDQHIRELNDQINKLISIKNKWEIRIIELGGPDYQTESNTLINAHCSELKGNNNYKYFGAAKNLKGVKELLLKESDDRKKFILKKKKENRFFDKYVNIHYFGYCDDQNEMLLREELRMQDRLEKKDLKTLKRMRSLKNYN; encoded by the exons ATGGCGCGGAACGTTGAGAAGGGGAGGTCGATGCTGAATCAGTGGCTGAAGGCCAAGGAGCtgagtgaacaaaaaagcttttttaaaattcccAAGAGGGTTAACGAAGTGGAGGATTTGGAGACCGCTGTGTCGTg CCGCAGACATATCATCAAAGAAATATGCAACAAGATAAAGGAAATCCAAAATTACAGTTTGAGCGACCAGCATATAAGGGAGCTGAACGatcagataaataaattaatttcgaTCAAAAATAAGTGGGAAATTCGGATAATAGAG CTCGGTGGCCCGGATTACCAAACGGAGTCGAACACGCTGATCAACGCGCACT GCAGCGAACTGAAGGGAAACAACAACTACAAGTACTTCGGGGCGGCGAAAAACTTGAAGGGCGTAAAGGAACTACTATTAAAAGAGAGCGATGATCggaagaaatttattttaaaaaaaaaaaaggaaaacagaTTTTTCGATAAGTATGTAAATATTCACTACTTCGGTTATTGTGATGATCAAAATGAAATGCTACTGAGGGAAGAATTGAGAATGCAGGATCgactcgaaaaaaaagatttaaaaacattGAAAAGGATGAGATcactaaaaaattataattaa